A portion of the Candidatus Binataceae bacterium genome contains these proteins:
- the mnmA gene encoding tRNA 2-thiouridine(34) synthase MnmA: MKPRVVVAMSGGVDSSVAAAMLAEQGYEVIGIAMRLAADGGEPARRNACCGYEDFEDARRVAQRMGFPFYVVDLRAEFNQRVIEPFVGAYLGGRTPNPCLLCNRDIKFDRLWSRARALGADFVATGHYARIERDPGGGYRLLRALDQAKDQSYFLFTLGQAQLARTLFPIGAMTKSAVRRRAAELGLVNADKPESQEICFVPDNDYARLVKDRAAPGQIRPGEITDRAGRVLARHDGIHRFTVGQRRGLGIAAREPLYVQEIRPEDGRVIAAPRAALTAAGLRAERVSLVNPRSCDGERHPIQVRIRYRHPPLPASLALIAGGCAEVRFDKPGPAVTPGQACVFYRGEEVLGGGIIEGALEAQV, from the coding sequence ATGAAACCGCGCGTGGTGGTCGCGATGTCGGGCGGGGTGGACAGCTCGGTGGCGGCGGCGATGCTGGCCGAGCAGGGCTACGAAGTCATCGGGATCGCGATGCGGTTGGCGGCGGATGGGGGCGAGCCGGCGCGGCGCAACGCCTGCTGCGGCTACGAGGATTTCGAGGACGCGCGCCGAGTCGCCCAGCGCATGGGCTTTCCCTTTTACGTGGTCGATTTGCGCGCTGAATTCAACCAACGGGTGATCGAGCCGTTTGTCGGTGCCTATCTGGGCGGCCGCACCCCTAATCCCTGTCTGCTGTGCAATCGCGACATCAAGTTCGATCGGCTGTGGAGCCGCGCGCGCGCGCTGGGCGCAGATTTCGTCGCCACCGGTCATTATGCCCGGATCGAGCGCGATCCCGGCGGCGGCTATCGTTTGCTGCGGGCGCTGGATCAGGCCAAGGATCAGTCCTACTTTCTTTTCACCTTGGGTCAGGCGCAGCTCGCCCGCACGCTGTTTCCGATCGGCGCGATGACCAAGTCCGCGGTGCGCCGGCGCGCGGCTGAATTGGGCTTGGTCAACGCCGACAAGCCCGAAAGCCAGGAGATCTGCTTTGTGCCCGATAATGATTATGCCCGCCTGGTGAAGGATCGGGCCGCACCGGGACAAATTCGGCCCGGGGAGATAACCGATCGCGCGGGGCGGGTGCTGGCGCGCCACGACGGAATCCATCGCTTTACCGTGGGGCAGCGGCGCGGTCTGGGAATAGCCGCGCGCGAGCCGCTGTACGTGCAGGAGATTCGGCCCGAGGATGGGCGGGTGATCGCGGCACCGCGCGCGGCGCTGACGGCGGCCGGCTTGCGCGCCGAGCGCGTCAGCCTGGTTAACCCTCGCTCATGCGATGGCGAGCGCCATCCGATCCAGGTACGCATTCGTTACCGCCATCCGCCGCTTCCTGCCAGCTTGGCGCTGATCGCGGGGGGGTGCGCTGAGGTGCGCTTCGATAAGCCTGGTCCCGCGGTCACGCCCGGGCAGGCCTGCGTCTTCTATCGCGGCGAGGAAGTGCTGGGCGGGGGAATTATCGAAGGCGCGCTGGAGGCTCAGGTTTAG
- the mtaB gene encoding tRNA (N(6)-L-threonylcarbamoyladenosine(37)-C(2))-methylthiotransferase MtaB, with protein MRFAIATLGCKVNQYDSAVIEHRLGAAGMEQADFDQPADVYIVNTCTVTDRADVESRRLARRARRRNPNARVIMTGCMAQANPASLAALTEVDAVVGLNRLDDLVAAARGGAAARVMVSNLRKSRPALEIGAVVPAGQTRAYLKLQEGCDQFCSFCIVPTSRGTSRSVPPRRVLEVLEQLHREGFKEVILSGVHLGGYGRDLSPPSTLQVLLEMIAQRSPIRRLRLSSIDPEELSDPIIDLVAAGDPFCPHFHLPLQAGEDEVLTWMRRRYRRDEFRGLVERIMERMPAAAIGTDLIAGFPGESAQHFDRYLSFVRDLPLAYFHVFPYSLRSGTTAAKLAGQVAPADITRRAEILRELGEQRRREFAARFMGERLAVLIEEAREPSSGMLRGYSRNYIKVLVRGTDEFKNHEIEVETTASDGATLVGRLASHCPG; from the coding sequence ATGCGTTTTGCGATCGCCACCTTGGGCTGCAAGGTCAACCAGTACGACAGCGCCGTGATCGAGCATCGCCTGGGCGCCGCCGGCATGGAGCAGGCCGACTTCGATCAGCCGGCCGACGTCTATATCGTCAACACCTGTACCGTGACCGATCGCGCCGACGTGGAAAGCCGCCGTTTGGCGCGGCGCGCGCGCCGGCGCAATCCCAATGCCCGCGTGATCATGACCGGGTGCATGGCCCAGGCCAATCCGGCCTCGCTGGCTGCGCTGACCGAAGTCGATGCGGTGGTCGGACTCAATCGGCTTGACGATCTGGTCGCGGCGGCGCGCGGCGGCGCGGCGGCGCGGGTGATGGTGAGCAATCTGCGCAAGAGCCGGCCGGCGCTGGAGATTGGCGCGGTGGTGCCGGCGGGCCAGACCCGCGCCTACTTGAAGCTGCAGGAGGGATGCGATCAGTTTTGCAGCTTTTGTATCGTGCCCACGTCGCGTGGAACTTCGCGCAGCGTGCCGCCGCGGCGGGTCCTGGAGGTGTTGGAGCAGCTCCATCGCGAGGGCTTCAAGGAAGTGATCCTAAGTGGGGTCCATCTGGGCGGTTACGGTCGCGATCTGAGTCCGCCGAGCACTCTTCAAGTATTACTTGAGATGATCGCGCAGCGCAGCCCGATCCGACGCCTGCGTCTGAGTTCGATTGACCCCGAAGAGCTGAGCGATCCGATCATCGACTTGGTGGCCGCCGGTGACCCGTTCTGTCCCCATTTTCATCTTCCGCTGCAGGCGGGAGAAGACGAGGTGCTGACATGGATGCGCCGGCGCTATCGGCGCGATGAGTTTCGGGGGCTGGTGGAACGAATTATGGAGCGGATGCCCGCGGCGGCGATCGGAACGGACCTGATCGCGGGTTTTCCCGGTGAGAGCGCGCAACATTTTGACCGTTACTTGAGCTTTGTGCGCGATTTACCGCTGGCCTACTTCCATGTATTTCCCTATTCATTGAGGTCCGGCACGACTGCGGCAAAGCTGGCCGGGCAGGTGGCGCCGGCGGATATTACACGGCGGGCCGAAATTTTGCGCGAGTTGGGCGAGCAACGGCGGCGGGAGTTCGCGGCCCGCTTCATGGGGGAGCGACTGGCGGTATTGATTGAGGAGGCGCGCGAGCCGAGCAGCGGGATGTTGCGCGGTTACAGCCGCAACTACATTAAAGTCTTGGTGCGGGGGACCGACGAATTCAAGAACCATGAGATCGAGGTGGAAACAACCGCTAGTGACGGCGCGACGCTTGTGGGGAGGCTGGCGTCGCACTGCCCAGGATGA